Proteins found in one Verrucomicrobiota bacterium genomic segment:
- a CDS encoding MFS transporter codes for MVTASPHSPSALRTAWLVVALLFPVALLNYLDRQMIAAMKLSVMKDITDIGSEANWGMMLGQFKWVYAIFSPVGGWIADRFSKRWTICSSLFVWSAITWATGRVTTYDGLLWTRSLMGVSEAFYIPAALAMIADYHAAGTRSRAVGLHQIGIYSGVITGSFAGYVADAPGLGWRWAFDITGIVGVLYALPLLWLLRDTPRVKDSDSPTAARHRSLGDSAKELATNGAFILLVLYFTLPAMAGWVVRDWMPAILAKELNLKQGIAGVSAVVWWQGAAIFSAIAGGWLADRWMRRSERGRIYVSAIGMGLIIPAMLGVGVVVSNVGADSLKWAIVFLIVFGAGWGFFDCNNMPILSQIVRPELRATGYGCMNMVSISCGGFADWGFGALRDAKVPLNLIFGVFAATALVSVVLVLLIRPKKLG; via the coding sequence ATCGTGACAGCATCCCCGCATTCCCCCTCCGCTCTCCGCACCGCATGGCTCGTGGTCGCGCTGCTCTTTCCCGTCGCGCTGCTGAACTACCTCGACCGGCAGATGATTGCCGCGATGAAGTTGTCGGTGATGAAGGACATCACCGACATCGGCAGCGAGGCGAACTGGGGCATGATGCTCGGCCAGTTCAAGTGGGTGTATGCGATTTTCAGCCCCGTCGGTGGCTGGATTGCGGACCGCTTCAGCAAACGGTGGACGATCTGTTCGAGCCTCTTCGTCTGGTCCGCGATCACGTGGGCCACGGGCCGCGTGACGACTTACGACGGCCTTCTGTGGACGCGCTCGCTGATGGGCGTGAGCGAGGCGTTTTACATTCCCGCGGCGCTCGCGATGATCGCGGACTACCACGCGGCCGGCACCCGGTCACGCGCGGTGGGCTTGCATCAGATCGGCATCTACTCGGGCGTGATCACCGGCAGTTTCGCGGGCTACGTGGCGGACGCGCCGGGCCTGGGCTGGCGCTGGGCGTTCGACATCACGGGCATCGTCGGCGTGCTTTACGCGCTGCCGCTCTTGTGGCTGCTGCGCGACACGCCGCGGGTCAAGGACTCCGATTCGCCGACGGCCGCGCGTCACAGGTCGCTCGGCGATTCGGCGAAGGAACTCGCCACGAACGGCGCGTTCATCCTGCTGGTGCTCTACTTCACGCTGCCTGCGATGGCGGGCTGGGTCGTGCGCGACTGGATGCCGGCGATTCTAGCGAAGGAACTCAACTTGAAGCAGGGCATCGCCGGCGTGAGCGCGGTGGTGTGGTGGCAGGGCGCGGCCATCTTCAGCGCGATCGCCGGCGGCTGGCTCGCCGACCGGTGGATGCGCCGCAGCGAGCGCGGGCGCATCTACGTGAGCGCCATCGGCATGGGCCTCATCATCCCGGCGATGCTCGGCGTGGGCGTGGTGGTGAGCAACGTGGGCGCGGACTCGCTCAAGTGGGCCATCGTGTTCCTCATCGTGTTCGGCGCAGGATGGGGATTCTTCGACTGCAACAACATGCCCATCCTCTCGCAAATCGTCCGGCCCGAGCTGCGTGCGACGGGTTACGGCTGCATGAACATGGTGAGCATCAGTTGCGGCGGCTTCGCGGACTGGGGTTTCGGCGCGTTGCGCGACGCCAAGGTGCCGCTGAACCTCATCTTCGGCGTCTTCGCCGCCACCGCGCTTGTCTCCGTCGTGCTCGTGCTGCTCATCCGGCCGAAGAAGCTCGGGTGA
- a CDS encoding Gfo/Idh/MocA family oxidoreductase produces the protein MQPLHTLRAGVIGTGFIGPVHIEALKRLGVQVTAICGSTKNARATAERWGIPEVFGDYDYRAMLASPNVDVAHITSPNKVHVEQSLAALAAGKHVVCEKPLGMTAKETAKVVAAARKKGSPVFAVNYMCRFFPAVLQMRAMVQRGDLGRIIHVQGHFFQDWLLHATDYNWRLLASEGGKLRAVGDIGTHWIDAVSFILGARAESVFAHLETFHKTRHRPRGERQTFAKVDPRTMLPYKCDTEDFGSVLLRFGKAQHGFASGVHANASISQVAAGWKCSLALGIYGTKGSVRWDLQQPDEILVGRRDEPNQTLQRGTAGFSEDVAGFTDYPGGHPEGFPDSHKMHCRAVYQHIASGRKSPALFATAGDGHHEVKLCEAVLKSSRARQWVNV, from the coding sequence ATGCAACCGCTCCACACTTTGCGGGCCGGCGTCATCGGCACGGGCTTCATCGGCCCGGTGCACATCGAGGCGCTCAAACGGCTCGGCGTGCAAGTCACCGCCATCTGCGGCTCGACGAAGAACGCCCGCGCCACCGCGGAGAGGTGGGGCATCCCCGAGGTCTTTGGCGACTACGACTACCGGGCGATGCTCGCGTCGCCGAACGTGGACGTCGCGCACATCACCTCGCCGAACAAAGTCCACGTCGAGCAGTCGCTCGCCGCGCTCGCAGCGGGCAAGCACGTCGTCTGCGAGAAGCCGCTCGGGATGACGGCGAAGGAAACTGCAAAGGTCGTTGCCGCCGCGAGGAAGAAGGGCTCGCCCGTGTTCGCGGTGAACTACATGTGCCGCTTCTTCCCCGCCGTGCTTCAGATGCGCGCGATGGTCCAACGCGGCGACCTCGGGCGAATCATCCACGTGCAAGGCCACTTCTTTCAGGACTGGCTGCTGCACGCGACCGATTACAACTGGCGCCTGCTCGCCAGCGAGGGCGGCAAGCTCCGCGCCGTCGGCGACATCGGCACGCACTGGATTGACGCCGTGAGTTTCATCCTCGGCGCGCGCGCGGAGTCCGTGTTCGCGCATTTGGAGACCTTCCACAAGACCCGCCACCGCCCGCGCGGCGAACGGCAGACCTTTGCGAAGGTGGACCCCAGGACGATGCTGCCCTACAAGTGCGACACCGAGGATTTCGGCTCCGTGCTGCTGCGCTTCGGCAAGGCGCAGCATGGTTTTGCGAGCGGCGTCCACGCCAACGCCTCCATCTCGCAAGTCGCCGCGGGCTGGAAATGCAGCCTCGCGCTCGGCATCTACGGCACCAAGGGCAGCGTGCGCTGGGATCTGCAGCAACCGGATGAAATCCTCGTCGGCCGCCGCGACGAGCCGAACCAGACTCTCCAGCGCGGCACCGCCGGCTTCAGCGAGGACGTCGCCGGATTCACCGACTATCCCGGCGGCCATCCGGAGGGCTTTCCCGACAGCCACAAGATGCACTGCCGCGCGGTCTATCAGCACATCGCCAGCGGACGCAAGTCGCCCGCGTTGTTCGCCACCGCCGGAGACGGCCATCACGAGGTGAAGCTCTGCGAAGCGGTGCTGAAGAGCAGCCGGGCAAGGCAGTGGGTCAACGTTTGA